Proteins encoded together in one Papaver somniferum cultivar HN1 unplaced genomic scaffold, ASM357369v1 unplaced-scaffold_21, whole genome shotgun sequence window:
- the LOC113339561 gene encoding uncharacterized protein LOC113339561, with amino-acid sequence MRQNRHENRVRQARLKRTMQQDTYQIMNEQILRELAEVREMMTAGRDGSRRQLDEAIEEAGKTPFARQIQLAVVPPKCSLPVLTNIFDGSTCVVQHVRTYSRSLLQWEENDAVLCKYFPASLTGEALQWFEGFPIVTIRSFHHLKNILLGKYIRNNKLIPGIEKVFSLRRRINKSLRSLTTRRRSMCSEMAGRVDDRNLILAFINALFPTNLLYTLIFRTKDKITMAELREFQEEYIALEEKQR; translated from the coding sequence atGCGTCAAAACAGGCATGAAAACAGAGTAAGACAAGCAAGGTTGAAAAGGACAATGCAGCAGGATACATATCAAATCATGAACGAACAAATCTTAAGAGAACTAGCAGAGGTTAGAGAAATGATGACAGCGGGAAGAGATGGTAGTAggagacaattggatgaagcaatagaagaagcgggAAAAACACCATTTGCAAGACAAATACAACTTGCAGTAGTACCACCAAAATGTAGCCTACCTGTACTTACTAATATCTTTGATGGAAGCACATGTGTAGTGCAGCATGTAAGGACTTATAGTCGATCCTTATTACAGTGGGAAGAAAATGATGCGGTGTTATGTAAATATTTCCCAGCGAGCCTGACAGGGGAAGCCTTGCAATGGTTTGAAGGATTTCCAATAGTAACTATTCGATCATTTCATCACTTAAAAAATATCTTATTAGGGAAATACATCAGAAATAACAAGCTAATACCAGGTATCGAAAAAGTGTTCAGCTTACGAAGAAGGATCAATAAGAGCTTACGTAGTTTAACCACGCGTAGGAGGagtatgtgtagcgaaatggctggacgAGTAGATGATAGAAACCTTATACTAGCCTTCATCAATGCACTTTTCCCTACAAATTTATTGTATACGTTGATCTTCAGGACAAAAGATAAAATAACCATGGCGGAGTTACGCGAGTTCCAAGAAGAATACATAgctct